ATAAACCAAAGCGTAATTGGTTTCTTCGTTAATTTCAATTTTATTGATGGTAATATTTCCTAAGGCTCTTTTCACCATGATCTCAGGGTTTTTAGACCACTGAATCACGTCGATATTTTCGTTTTTCAATTCTCTTACCACACCGTGGATTCGGGAACCTTTCACTCCAACACAGGCACCAACCGGATCAATTCGGTCATCATAAGCATCTACAGCAATCTTCGCTTTCTCTCCCGGAATACGAACTACTTTTTTCAAAATAATGGTACCGTCCTGGATTTCAGGAATTTCAAGTTCTAATAATTTCTCCAAAAATCGTGGAGCTGTTCTTGAAACGATGATTTGAGGTTTTGCCCCTTTAAAATCTACACTTTCTACAATGGCACGAATGCTTTCTCCTTTTTTGAAGAAGTCCGACGGAATTTGATTTTCTTTCGGCAAGATGAACTCATTATCTTCATCATCCAACAAAATAACATGTTTGTGACGGATATGATGTACTTCACCCATAACGATTTCACCAATCTTATCACGGAACTGATCATACAAAAGCGCATTATTATGCTCCTGAAGTTTCGTTGCTAAAATCTGCTTCAATGTTAAGATACTTCTTCTTCCTAATTTTTCAATTGGAATTTCAACGGTAAAATCTTCGCCCACTTCGAAAGTAGGATCTATTTTCTTCGCTTCTGCCAATTCAATTTCCAAATCATCATCTTCCGACATATCGTCTTCAACAATGGTTTTATTTAAAAATATCTGA
This DNA window, taken from Kaistella carnis, encodes the following:
- the nusA gene encoding transcription termination factor NusA, which produces MDGLALIEAFGDFKEEKSISKIDLMAIIEDSLKTLLRKRFDSDDHFDVIVNPDKGDFQIFLNKTIVEDDMSEDDDLEIELAEAKKIDPTFEVGEDFTVEIPIEKLGRRSILTLKQILATKLQEHNNALLYDQFRDKIGEIVMGEVHHIRHKHVILLDDEDNEFILPKENQIPSDFFKKGESIRAIVESVDFKGAKPQIIVSRTAPRFLEKLLELEIPEIQDGTIILKKVVRIPGEKAKIAVDAYDDRIDPVGACVGVKGSRIHGVVRELKNENIDVIQWSKNPEIMVKRALGNITINKIEINEETNYALVYTPVEEISRVIGKQGQNIRLASWLSGYDIDVYREASEDDDVELREFAGSDEGDIEQWIIDEFRKVGLNTAKSVLDKETDALVNMTDLEEETIAEVKRILKEELED